A DNA window from Grus americana isolate bGruAme1 chromosome 27, bGruAme1.mat, whole genome shotgun sequence contains the following coding sequences:
- the LOC129196866 gene encoding olfactory receptor 14A16-like produces MTNCSSMTHFLLLAFADTRELQLLHFWLFLGIYLAALLANGLIITAIACDHHLHTPMYFFLLNLSLLDLGSISITVPKAMVNSLWNTKVISYTGCAAQVFFFYFLMPAEYYLLTVMAYDRYVAICQPLHYGTLLGSRACVHMAAAAWGSGFLNAVLHTANTFSIPLCQGNALDQFFCDVPQILKLSCSDAYLREFGLIVVSACLFFACFVFIMLSYVQIFRAVLRIPSEQGRHKAFSMCLPHLAVVSLFISSGMFSYLKPNSISSPSLDLVVAVLYSVVPPAVNPLIYSMRNQELKGAVQTLMTRCFSEAIYCPSPPTVHP; encoded by the coding sequence ATGACCAACTGCAGCTCCATGacccacttcctcctcctggcatttgcagacacacgggagctgcagctcttgcacttctggctcttcctgggcatctacctggctgctctcctggccaatggcctcatcatcactgccatagcctgcgaccaccacctccacacccccatgtacttcttcctcctcaacctctccctccttgacctgggctccatctccatcACGGTCCCTAAAGCCATGGTCAATTCCCTCTGGAACACAAAGGttatctcctacacaggatgtgctgcacaggtctttttcttttactttcttatgCCAGCAGAGTATtatcttctcactgtcatggcctatgaccgctatgttgccatctgccaacccctgcactacgggaccctcctgggcagcagagcttgtgtccacatggcagcagctgcctggggcagtgggtttctcaatgctgtgctgcacacggccaatacattttcaattccactgtgccagggcaatgccttggaccagttcttctgcgatgttccccagatcctcaagctctcctgctcagatgcctacctcagggagtTTGGGCttattgtggttagtgcctgtttattctttgcgtgttttgttttcattatgctgtcctatgtgcagatcttcagggctgtgctgaggatcccctctgagcagggacggcacaaagccttttccatgtgcctcccgCACTTGGCCGTGGTGTCCTTGTTTATCAGCAGTGGCATGTTTTCCTACCTGAAGCCCaactccatctcctccccatccctggacctggtggtggcagttctgtactcggtggtgcctccagcagtgaaccccctcatctacagcatgaggaaccaggagctcaagggtGCAGTTCAGACACTGATGACTAgatgtttttcagaagcaatataCTGCCCATCTCCTCCTACAGTTCACCCGTAA